A single window of Vicia villosa cultivar HV-30 ecotype Madison, WI unplaced genomic scaffold, Vvil1.0 ctg.005575F_1_1, whole genome shotgun sequence DNA harbors:
- the LOC131642676 gene encoding embryo-specific protein ATS3B-like: MTIAFLLNTNIMLKSSLSNSSRMTQSQGVLGYIPQVMPSLTTSSLLSMRHQIDENCSYLITIKTSCDSPRNSKDHIGLLFGDSLDSEIYVPRLDGPDSGPFRRCRTMSFDVKAPEPCMGEICKLYLFRNGTDGWMPETVTAYDYHYPPVIFNYNFFLSEGPGVGHNYCGKS, from the exons ATGACTATTGCATTTCTTCTTAATACAAACATAATGTTAAAATCTTCTTTAAGCAATTCTAGTCGAATGACACAATCTCAAGGTGTGTTAGGATATATCCCTCAAGTTATGCCATCTTTAACTACTAGTTCCCTCTTGTCTATGAGGCATCAAATAGATGAAA ACTGCAGCTACTTGATTACCATAAAGACAAGCTGTGATTCTCCAAGAAATTCAAAAGATCATATTGGTCTTTTATTTGGAGACTCCCTTGACTCTGAG ATTTATGTTCCAAGACTAGATGGACCTGATTCTGGGCCGTTTAGGAGGTGCAGAACGATGTCATTTGATGTAAAAGCACCAGAACCATGCATGGGAGAAATCTGCAAACTGTATCTATTTAGGAATGGAACTGATGGTTGGATGCCAGAGACTGTTACAGCATACGACTATCATTACCCTCCTGTTATTTTTAACTACAACTTTTTTCTTTCTGAGGGTCCTGGAGTTGGCCACAATTATTGTGGTAAATCATAG